GACAAGCTACATGGACGAAAGAAAAGGAAAGCACAAAGGTGGACGCGTGCATGCTAGCTGCGTGGCCTAGCTAGCCAGCGAGGCAGCAGACAGGCGCTGTTCATCGATCTATATATACTATACCGATGCAGCTAGCAGAGCAATGCAAGGCCACACACGCTCTAACTACCTGCGGTATAGTATACCTAGCGTAGTAGCTAGGTCGCTTTTGCCTGCAGAGTGCAGACGATCGAGAGCTAAGCTAGCTAGCGCTGCATCGGCAATTCGTCACTGGTCTGGACGTGGAGCCGCTCGTCGGTCCTGTTCACAGCCTGCCCGGCCTTCCCGAAAGGGAAAGTGGGCACCGACGCGCAGCTATCACAGCCGGCCGAAGCTGGCGAAAGCCGCCCCCGGCCCGCGCGCGCATTATTTCCCTGCCTTCTCTCGGCCCAGATCCAGCGCCAGTGCAGGGATGGCGACGTGAGAGCGAGGAGCCGCACGGAAAAGGGGCCGACGAGTCCCCTACCCGGTCTCCTAATTTTTCCTTCGCTGTACGCCGGTGGGCACGGCGCGCGTACGTGCTTGCCTCCCGTCTCCGCTTTCCTCTCTGCATGCCGCTGGGCGCCCCCGCGCGCGCGATTCAGTGTTTTTTACGGAACCAGTTCCTCTGATCGTTGGCGTTTTTACGTCAGAGGGACGTCGAACCCGGGAGGAACGTCCGATAGAAATCTAACGGATGCGCTCGCGTTCCCTTGCTCCTGCGCTCGTTCCGTCTCTGCTCGGCCCACGAAGCTCACGAACGGTGGCTTAtcctctccctcccttcctcctccagtcctccaccTCCAAACCCCACACCCGCCTCTGTCATATCCGGTTCCCATGTCCGGGCCTCTGCCTCTCCCTCGCCGGAGCTCCTCGGCGAGATCTTCGTGCCCACCCCGGCCCAGCTCCCGCGCCACCTCGTCGGCTCCACCCTAGACCCGAGCTGGGCCACGGGCGACGGCGAGGCCGACTCCACGGCGCAGCGGCGGAGGAGGTGTGGGAGGGATGCCGGGTCTGCTTCGGTGCCGCCGTCCGCTGCGGAGGTGGAGCCGCTGGAGCCGGGATTCGCGTACCTCATCATGTCCAATGCTGAGGCGGGCTTCGACGGGCCGACGACGCGATGTCCCGAGCAACCGCGATGGCCTCCACAGAGCCACGCATCAAATCGGCCGtccgctgctcctcctcgtcttcgTCCCTCCCGGTTCTCCAATCGCGCACACACTCCCTCCAACCGCGACGCCGCCGAAGTTGAAGTTTGTCATACGCTACTTAAGATGCTAGTTCTTTGTGAAGAAATGGATGAGAGTCTGAGAGGTTGTTGCGAAATCTGATAACAAGAACAGAGAGGAGCGAAGAGAGCAGCAATGGCGATGGGGAGCAGATTCTAAGGCTTTATCATTTCCACTTTTCCAACACTTTGTAAATTGAGAATGTGAATTGCAGCTGAATATGATTGTGAATTGAGATTGTAAATTGAGAATGTGGATTGAGATTATGAATTGAGACTGCGATGCTGAATATTTTGTGTCAATTTTGAATGCGATGACTGAATGTTTTGTGTCAATTTTGAATGCGATGACTGAATGTTTTGTGTCAATTTGAGAATGCGATGATTGCACCATGTATGGTTGCATCTCCAATGTACAGAGAATAAAATGAACCATATATTGCAAGTTTATACTGCACTGCAAAAGCTGCAACTAATTTGCCACTTCACCAAGTTCATACAGGAGGAGAGAAAACAATATACTCACATTGCATTGTGTAATAGGAGAACTTTGTTTTGTGACATTTTGCAAGAACTTATTTTCCAATAGCATAGGTGCATGATTGTTTCTGTCATACTTATTTTGAATTGTGCAGAATTCTTGAAGAATTACATCCTTCAACCAATTTTGCTTTCCACCAGATGCCTTATCTCCAATACAATGAGTATCTGAGATACAAGGCAAGCAGCTGACTTGATTTCCATCATTGATCAATCCAAATTTTTCCATGCATTCTCTCTACATCATAATAGCaaataaatagttaaaaggGACAGTGAGGAACGCATACTAACAAGAAACTATCCATGATGAAGTGACTGCTTTTGGAAACATTATCTATAAAATTCTCACAAGTATTTGATGGGCAAATTAAGGATTTGACACTCCATTTAGGTGCATGTTCTTCTGTTCTGCAAGTATTTTGCTGGTTTGTGAATATTGACTAGAATGATCTGTCTTGACATCAACAAGAGCAAACAACTATTCAGTTTGTAAAATGGGAATAAAATGAACCATATATACAGCATGGTTATACAAAACATTCAGTCCACATCTATCCAAAAGGGAATTCAGTGCTGCTAGTATCAAACCAAAAGCAACTTCAGTGCTGCTAGTATCAAAATAGTCCACATCTATACATAGGACTGAGCAAGCTATACAAAAGTTTGTTGCAGCTtctaaacaaaacaaaatgaacCATATATCCAACAAAAGTTTTCCAGGACTGTTTGCACCAAATCTTGGTTGTTGTCTAGGACACAACTCCATTGCTAAAATAATTCTCCAGTAAAAAGATCATCATTGACTGGTCCCATCAAAAGTTGAGTAAAGTTATTAAGGACCGTGTATTCTCCAGAATCCTCCTTGACCTTAGAAGCACTATCATTTGCCACTTGTGCTGCTGTACCAACATGGAGTGCTTCTTCCCCAGCCTCTTGTTCCTTCCaagaaaataatatcaaaggatgaagaaaaaaatatatgactGAATAATAACATTGAaatgcagattttttttttgaaataataccATTGAACTTTTTCCTTGTTTACTTTGTCCTTTTTTCCTAGTCTTGCGCTTCTTATCAAGCCAAGTTCTTTTTCGCTTTGAAACTCTTATGCGGACCTCCTTTTTCTTTAGGCGTGCATTACTCAACAAGTCATTTAGGGGCATAACATCTGTGACTGTACATGGATCAGCAGTACTAGTACATGCATTGATTTGttcttcaacttgcttgctAAGCATGTCAAGTGTATTGTTTACTAACAAGCTGCATTCTGGATAGCTGGCGGCTCGATGTGCCAAATTGAGAAATTTGTGGGATAGAAATTTATAGCGAAGCATAACATCCAACCTTGGATTCTCAATTATGTTTCTTCCTTGGTTGTCTTGTATTGTTCCACTCCGCGCTTCTCGTGTCCATCTCTTTAATATATATTGAGTCGGCAGTGACTTGAtgttgatcaaatcaagaacttTCAGAGCATGGGCACACAATATCCCAATTCTGTTGAATTGCCTGCAGCTGCATACAACTGTTTGCTCCAAAGGATCACCAATAACTttgtactcctcctcaaagGTCAAATCTCCCTCAAGACTCGCAATTGCTACAAGATATTCATTATTTCCATCCAATGCCTTGGTGCATGCTGCCATCGATCTTTCATATTCACCTTGAAAAGCTTCGAATATAACAGGTGTGTAAAGCTTGCTAGCTTGCAACAGCATAGGTGTCCTCATTTTGATTCTAGGTAATTTTTTCCTTGAATCAAATTCCGAATTCAGTTCATTATTTCTTTTCCCTTGCACCACCCTTTCAAAATGCTTAAGAAACCGAATGATATCAAAATCAGATTTGAAATGAATTTTCAGGTCATTGTTCAAACTCTCACTCAATTGTGTACTTCTCATTCCTAGTGTGAAAACATCCTTCATATAACATTCAGCCCATTTTTCTTTTAACTTGTATATACTATGCAACCAAGTTTGCTTGCTCACCTTTTTCCTCATCATGTCAAATTCCTCTTCAAATTTTGCCTCATCCTCGTACTCATACATGCATGCGCTAAAATATGAGAGAATACTTGATTCTTCATTCTTCTCTTGAGTTAGATGTTTGGCAGCATTTTGCATAATGTGAAAGGTGCACAGTCCATGCCATGCTTCTGGAAATACTTCTCCAACTGCTTTTCCCATTGCAAAATCTTGATCTGTATACATTGTTTTAGGTTGCCGGCCATTATGTGCTTTTAGAAAGGTCTCAAAGAGCCACTTGAATGACTCAAATGTTTCATCGTACATAAGAGCCGCACCAAAAACTACTGTTTCTCTAAAATTATTGAATCCAACAAACACACCAAAAGGCCTGCTCTCTTTGTTTGTTCCAAATGTAGTGTCAAAACTAACAACATCACCAAAATATGCATAGTCAGTGATCATTTTAGCATCAGCCCAGAATATATTTGCTATTTGTTCTTCACAGTCCATTTGCAATGCATATTGGAAAGACGGGTTCTCGACAATTTTATCTTGAAAAAACATAAGCATGCTATCTGCTTGACCATATGTCATCTCTCGTTGGCGCTTGCTCCGCAAATAGTTCTTGTGATCACAAAGGGTGTAGGTAAGATTAAGTGATCCACCAACTTGGCGACTTGCCAACTCATGTACTGCCTTTGGTCCAATTCCGGCATCATCGGCTGTTTCAATCTCAAAAGCTTGTAAATCTGAAATTTTCCTTTATGACACCATCAAGTGCAAGGTTTGTGGCAAGTGGAGAGTGTGATTGTGTTCCAGAACCAGTTCAGTCACTTTATAATTTCCCTTTTTTCGGTCCATTGCAAGACCCATGCGGACTTGACAGTCAGTTCTTGTTTCAGCTCGAGAACACTTTGTTAGATGATCCCTTTGGTCTTTTCCTCGATGACCCTCATTTCCACAAACATATCTACATGATGTAATCTTGCCATCGGGCTTTCTTCTGTTCGTGTATCTTTTTCTGACCTCAAAACCCTTTTGACCTCCATAGCTAAGCCAAAACATCCAAGCCTCATCTGAATTTACGAATTCCATACCAACGTGAGGTACCAAACTAGGCACCATGCTCtctctataaaaaaaatgcCACCGAGTATAAGATTATTGCATACACATGCTGACCGAAAAATTGAATACACATGCTACGATCACCAATTACATATTACCATACATATTCATAGAGAACAATTGTGACTAAACATAGACATTGATCTTTGCACCAAACTAGAGTTGCATCAAAAGAAATCGATCACTGAACAAGGCACATATTCAGAAAGAACAAGCATGCAGTTGTATTACACACCTATCTCCTTCCATCTTAGGAGTGCAGAATTCGTGTTGATGGCAGACCTACATCTTCAATCAGTTGCTTCTTCCATGGGATAAGAGAGAAGCTTGATCAATTTCAAGGCAACCTGATGAGGGGAGACGGGGGGAGTTTGATCAGTTCCAAAGAGCCACTGATTAGGGAAATAAGGAAAGAGAGGTAGAGGAGATTTTATTCACCAGAATGCCTCAATCCAGAGTATGTGAGTAGCAGGAGCTGCCGTCCGTGCACGCCGCGGCAGCACAGGAGCACTTGCAACGGAAGCGGCCAATTTTTTTCCCTACATCTCAGCGTCTCGCGCTCACTTTTTTCCCTCCACCCGAATACAGGCCGGACTGTGCCGCGCAGAGCACTGCTGGGCCACAGTGAGCGCGTAGGAGGATTTGAAGCCGTTCGATTGGCGTCGGACGGCGCTGGTGTGCTGGACGTCCCTCTGACGTGAATCGCCCAACGTCAGAGGAACCGCTTCCGTTTTTTACGGCGTCGTAGCGCGACCAGGGGCCCCGCGCGCGACGGTAGGCAATGAATAGCTTGTGTCGCTAAGCCTGTGCCGTGTGTTGCGTTACGAACCAAAATGATCAATACTACTGAACGGACACCCGTTTGTAATAGGTATCTGTTAGGAAGTAATATCTCTCGAACAGATACGACTATTCACCATATATAAATACTAACATCTATTAATGAGAAAAACATGATTGAATCTATTGTTGTATATCTACTTTACAATGCAATCTTAGTTttaacacgttatcagcacgctCTCGACTGAGCGATTGAAGAACAAAAGAGGCACAAAGGTCTCTGCATAGAGAAAACATCCAACTAAGCGTCAAGGATGTCGATCCCCGGTGCAAGGATTTGTCAACGGCCACCACACCCTACTGAGTTCAAGCACATAGGTGCGAAAGCCTTCCTCCATCAAAGGTGAGAACCATTGAGGATTGAGACTTACCCTCTCTGCTCATGTCGTTGGAGACGCCTCTGCTCTTCGTCTTGCCTCTGCTGAATCGTCCCTGTCAGCGTCTACTCAGCCACCAACTTCACTTGGATCACCACCGCTGAGCCCCAAAATTCTATCATGGCTGAGAACGTCGACCCTACCACGGCTACCGCCGTGCGTCAGGACATGGCCACAACAATAGTGGCCCCTCCACCACTCTGACCCCGGCGACACTTTTAGACGACGACGATGTGACAACCAAACCCCCTTCCCCGACATCAGCCAC
This genomic window from Phragmites australis chromosome 7, lpPhrAust1.1, whole genome shotgun sequence contains:
- the LOC133925636 gene encoding protein FAR1-RELATED SEQUENCE 5-like: MTYGQADSMLMFFQDKIVENPSFQYALQMDCEEQIANIFWADAKMITDYAYFGDVVSFDTTFGTNKESRPFGVFVGFNNFRETVVFGAALMYDETFESFKWLFETFLKAHNGRQPKTMYTDQDFAMGKAVGEVFPEAWHGLCTFHIMQNAAKHLTQEKNEESSILSYFSACMYEYEDEAKFEEEFDMMRKKVSKQTWLHSIYKLKEKWAECYMKDVFTLGMRSTQLSESLNNDLKIHFKSDFDIIRFLKHFERVVQGKRNNELNSEFDSRKKLPRIKMRTPMLLQASKLYTPVIFEAFQGEYERSMAACTKALDGNNEYLVAIASLEGDLTFEEEYKVIGDPLEQTVVCSCRQFNRIGILCAHALKVLDLINIKSLPTQYILKRWTREARSGTIQDNQGRNIIENPRLDVMLRYKFLSHKFLNLAHRAASYPECSLLVNNTLDMLSKQVEEQINACTSTADPCTVTDVMPLNDLLSNARLKKKEVRIRVSKRKRTWLDKKRKTRKKGQSKQGKSSMEQEAGEEALHVGTAAQVANDSASKVKEDSGEYTVLNNFTQLLMGPVNDDLFTGELF